The Macaca mulatta isolate MMU2019108-1 chromosome 19, T2T-MMU8v2.0, whole genome shotgun sequence sequence TGATTGCCACAGTCATTCCCTCCAGTGGCTTCTCCCCAAGTACGTGGCGCCAGAGCGCCCAACATTGTGCGTATATGCTCGCTCCTAATTCGTGAGCCCGGGGGATATTATCATCCTTACTTTGGGAGGAGCCTCGGAATGCAGAAAGTGGTTTTAGCCCAGCTGGAGGAAATGGACCGAAGCGGGATTCGAACCGGCGGATTAGTTTCTCTGCAGCCCGGAGCCGCGTAGCCCCGCCCCTTTCTCCCTAGAAACCGGCACCCGTGTCTCCATAGCAACCGCTCCACCTGATTGCCCCTCCCCGCTCCCGGAGGCCACCTAGTGCGCAGGCCCGCACGATGACGACCCAGGCCGTGCCGGCTCTCAGGCGCCGGAAGTGAGCTGCGCAGCGCCGGAAGCGGCGGACACAGGAGGCCTCGTGGAGGACACAGCAGCATGGGACAGTCAGGGAGGGTAAGGCCCGGAGGTTTGAGAGGCAGGGGACGCAGTCGGGATCCCGACCGAGGTCGCGGCGCTCACCGTTTGTCTCTTGCCACCGCAGTCCCGGCACCAGAAGCGCGCCCGCGCTCAGGCGCAGCTCCGCAACCTCGAGGCCTATGCCGCGAACCCGCACTCGTTCGTGTTCACGCGGGGCTGTACGGGTCGCAACATCCGGCAGCTCAGCCTGGACGTGCGGCGGGTCATGGAGCCGCTCACTGCCAGCCGTCTGCAGGTCTGTACCCTACCCCCAGCCCGCCTCCACCCACCCTGGGCCCCGTCTTCGCGGCTGCAGTAATGGCTCCCGCTATAAAACTGTGGGAGGCCTCAGTCTCCCCGGCTGGAAAAAGTGACCCTCATGGGGAGCATCATCTCTACCTTTCAGGGCTTTGCTGAGCTGGAGTGAGGGCGCGCAGCTTGGGAGATAGTTGGTCGCCTAAGCCTGACGGTTAAGACTGGAATctggagccgggcgtggtggctcatgcctgtattcccagtattttgggaggctgaggcaggaggatcacttgagcccaggaattcgagatcagcctgcgcagcatggcgaaaccccgtctttgcaaaaaatagaaaaattagtcggatatggtggtgcatgcctgtagttccagctactcgagaggctgaggtgggaggattccttgagcccaggaaattaaggctgcagtgaatcaggATCATGCCacctcattccagcctgggcgacaggaggaGACCGtgtcgaaaaaaaaaaagaggctagaATCTGGAGGCAGCAAAGCAGGGTTGGAAACTGTCTTCTCCCCAGTACCTGAAGCAAGTTAGTTAACCTTGCTGGGCCTCAGTTCACTCATTTGTCAATGGGAAAATGCGCTGTGAGCAAGAGGTAAGAGTTAGAACTCAAATCCGCGTCTGATTGACTCTAAAGGCTAAGATCCTTTTGCTCCTCTGGGCTTATTGAAAGGGTTTGATGCTAGACAGACCATAACAGGATTTGCACCGTCAGCTTATAGTCATCGCAATAAGGGATAAgctatgttttctctttttctttttgtcatttccaGGTTCGTAAGAAGAACTCGCTGAAAGACTGTGTGGCAGTGGCTGGGCCCCTTGGGGTCACACACTTTCTGATCCTGAGCAAAACAGAGACCAGTGTCTACTTTGTGAGTAGATGCCCTCACCCTTCATCTCCCCCAGACCCCCACTTCCCCCTTCTCTTATGATGAACACATGTGCCTCTGAGCTGCTGTGATTTCTGGCTTCAAAGTAAACGCTCTGAAGAAGAGATGGCGCAAAGGTGCTTACTCGCAGACTCCTCTGCTAGACCCCTCCAGCGTCACTGATCTTTTTTTCTCCTGCAGAAGTTGATGCGCCTCCCAGGAGgccccaccttgaccttccaggtCAAGAAGGTGAGAGGGGTGGAGGTGGTACAAAGCCATGTGGGGTCAGAGCTGGACTTGGGGGTGTTCCCAGCCATGTGTGGTTGGTGGTCACCCCCTCACTCCTGCCCTACAGTACTCGCTGGTGCGTGATGTGGTCTCCTCATTGCGCCGGCACCGCATGCACGAGCAGCAGTTTGCCCACCCACCCCTCCTGGTACTCAACAGCTTTGGCCCCCACGGCATGCATGTGAAGCTCATGGCCACCATGTTCCAGAACCTGTTCCCCTCCATCAACGTGCACAAGGTGGGTCTGgcctggcgaggtggcaggtATGGGTGGGTGCAGCGGGTAGAGGTCCCACAGGCCCTCAGATGGATTGCTCAGTCCTCCCAGTTCTGAGGCTGAGAGCTCCTGGGTCTGCTGAGTCCTGAGGGCAAATCCCACTCCTGTGTCTGATGATGCTGGACAAAAGTGTCCAGAGATGCCCTCAGCGCTCCCCACCCCACGAGCTGCGCCTTTTCCAGCAGGTGGAGAGAAATACTGATGGAGCTCTATTCCCCCTGTGTGTTGAGTGCTGGACTGAGCAGGATCATAGCATCTCTTCTCATGGCCCTGTTTTACAGAGGGAAGCTGCAGGCCCAGTGctatggctcaggcctgtaatcccagtactttgaaagggcgaggtgggaggatcgcttgagcccaagacttTGAGATAAGcttgtgcaacatagtgagaccgcatgtctacaaaaagtagatttttaaaaagcccagtgtggtgacgcatgcctttagtaccagctactggggaggctgaggtgaggatcaccttagcccaggaggtcgaggttgcagtgagttgtgttcatgccactctactccatcctgggtgacaaagggagaccctgtctcaaaaaaaaaaaagcaaaactgaggCTGGCCAAGATGCTGATTTTAGATTCCAGGGCGCAGGACTGGATTTTTAAATTCGTCTGGCTCCTGGGTTCTAGCTCCTAATCTTTGGCACTAGTGACTCTCAGGTGGGACTTAGAAATTATGGAAGATATCAGTCATCAGAGAGTCTAATACGGGCTCAGGGACCAggatttcttctttcctttttttttttttttttttttttttttgagacggagtcttgctctgtagcccaggctggagtgcagtggccggatctcagctcactgcaagctccgcctcccgggttcacgccattctcctgcctcagcctcccaagtagctgggactacaggcacccgccacctcgcctggctagttttttttttgtattttttagtagagacggggtttcaccgtgttaaccaggatggtctcaatctcctgacctcgtgatccgcccgtcttggcctcccaaagtgctgagattacaggcttgagccaccgtgcccggttgatttttttttttttttttttttaattattatactttatgttcaaacctgcacgttcttccttttttttttaagagacacgTCTCCCTAcattgatcttgaactcctgggcgcaGGCAATCCTGCAGCCTccgccccccaagtagctgagactacaggcatgagccaccacgtccagcacATTTTTCCATCtactttttgtagacatggagactcgctatgttgcccaggctggttttgaactcctgggctcaggcagtccccccacttcagcctctggagtagctgaaaCTGCAGGTGCGAGCTGGAGGCAGCATTTCTAGCCAGTGCCACAGTCCATGTACAGTGCATGCATCCTCCAAAGCCCCCACTTCCCCATACTTCGCCGTGAGCCTACTGGAGCATGCGCTGTTCCTCACCTTCCAGGTGAACCTGAACACCATCAAGCGCTGCCTGCTCATTGACTACAACCCTGACTCCCAGGAGCTGGACTTCCGCCACTAGTGAGTGTCCCAGCGGAATGGGGGACGAGGGGGTGCCGGGTGGGGGCCCCCGCGTGCGGCTGATGACAGCACTCCTGCTGAGACTCTGTGATTGCTGTGTCTCAAAGTAAACGCCCTGACGCACTGTGGGAAGGGTGGGATGGGGACTGCCAGCCCCGTGTCCCCTGACCACTCCCTTGCCGTCAACTCACGTTCCTGCAGTAGCATCAAAGTCGTTCCTGTGGGCGCGAGTCGCGGGATGAAGAAGCTTCTCCAGGAAAAGTTCCCCAACATGAGCCGCCTGCAGGACATCAGCGAGCTGCTGGCCACGTGAGGAGGGCACAGGGCGGAAGGCCACTGCCGCCCGGGGACCCCAGAACAGGCCCGGGAGCctgagctcccccactgagcccTGTATGTCCCACACACAGGGGCGCGGGGCTGTCGGAGAGCGAGGCAGAGCCTGATGGCGACCACAACATCACAGAGCTGCCTCAGGCTGTCGCTGGCCGTGGCAACATGCGAGCCCAGCAGAGTGCGGTGCGGCTCACTGAGGTAAGGCCCGGGGCAGGGGACCCCTGTGTTCCCCCAGTCCCAACAATGGGCTGACACTTCTCCCTCATCCCCCTAGATCGGCCCGCGGATGACATTGCAGCTCATCAAGGTCCAGGAGGGCGTTGGGGAGGGCAAAGTGATGTTCCACAGTTTTGGTGAGTCCGGGGCCCGCGGGGGTGCGGGGTCGTGGGTGCCGGGCTGCATCCGGACCTTGGTGACCCGCGTCTCCTGGCTCAGTGCGCAAGACGGAGGAGGAGCTGCAGGCCATCCTGGAAGCCAAGGAGAAGAAGCTGCGGCTAAAGGCACAGAGGCAGGCTCAGCAGGCCCAGAACGTGCAGCGCAAGCAGGAGCAGCGGGAGGCCCACAGGTCcgggcagggctgggcacggcGGGGCCGGGGGATCCCTGGGGTGGGCAGCCACATTgacccccaccccctcctccaggaagaagAGCCTGCAGGGCATGAAGAAGGCACGGGTCGGGGGTGGTGATGAAGAGGCCTCTGGGATCCCTTCGAGGACGGCGAGCCTGGGATTGGGTGAGGAGGACGATGACCAGGAAGATGATGACATCGAGTATTTCTGCCAGGCGGTCGGCGAGGCGCCTAGTGAAGGTATGGAGTGGGGTCTGCAGCGGGGCACCCAGAGCCTGTCCTTGTCCCTGGGAACCCTGACACTGTCTGTCCCCACAGAC is a genomic window containing:
- the PPAN gene encoding suppressor of SWI4 1 homolog isoform X1; this encodes MGQSGRSRHQKRARAQAQLRNLEAYAANPHSFVFTRGCTGRNIRQLSLDVRRVMEPLTASRLQVRKKNSLKDCVAVAGPLGVTHFLILSKTETSVYFKLMRLPGGPTLTFQVKKYSLVRDVVSSLRRHRMHEQQFAHPPLLVLNSFGPHGMHVKLMATMFQNLFPSINVHKVNLNTIKRCLLIDYNPDSQELDFRHYIKVVPVGASRGMKKLLQEKFPNMSRLQDISELLATGAGLSESEAEPDGDHNITELPQAVAGRGNMRAQQSAVRLTEIGPRMTLQLIKVQEGVGEGKVMFHSFVRKTEEELQAILEAKEKKLRLKAQRQAQQAQNVQRKQEQREAHRKKSLQGMKKARVGGGDEEASGIPSRTASLGLGEEDDDQEDDDIEYFCQAVGEAPSEDLFPEAKRKRPAKSPGRKRRETDRGRGRLCDRKFPKPKDKPQGSQTRRGPRGASQDGGRGQGRGRSRKTVA
- the PPAN gene encoding suppressor of SWI4 1 homolog (The RefSeq protein has 2 substitutions compared to this genomic sequence); amino-acid sequence: MGQSGRSRHQKRARAQAQLRNLEAYAANPHSFVFTRGCTGRNIRQLSLDVRRVMEPLTASRLQVRKKNSLKDCVAVAGPLGVTHFLILSKTETSVYFKLMRLPGGPTLTFQVKKYSLVRDVVSSLRRHRMHEQQFAHPPLLVLNSFGPHGMHVKLMATMFQNLFPSINVHKVNLNTIKRCLLIDYNPDSQELDFRHYSIKVVPVGASRGMKKLLQEKFPNMSRLQDISELLATGAGLSESEAEPDGDHNITELPQAVAGRGNMRAQQSAVRLTEIGPRMTLQLIKVQEGVGEGKVMFHSFVRKTEEELQAILEAKEKKLRLKAQRQAQQAQNVQRKQEQREAHRKKSLQGMKKARVGGGDEEASGIPSRTASLGLGEEDDDQEDDDIEYFCQAVGEAPSEDLFPEAKRKRPAKSPGRKRRETDRGRGRLCDRKFPKPKDKPQGSQTRRGPRGASRDGGRGQGRGRSRKRVA